In Pedobacter sp. WC2423, the following are encoded in one genomic region:
- a CDS encoding M16 family metallopeptidase has product MFKNIIRKNYCLTLLAIVGLILPIQAQKSELPLPLDPQVRRGVLPNGFTYYIRHNETPKERVVFNLIVKAGSILEDQDQSGLAHFMEHMSFNGTKHFPKNQLVDYLQKNGLRFGADINAYTGFDETVYQLPLTNDMVVLEKGLLIIRDWSQEATLDDEEINKERGVIVEEKRTQTGASQRMQEKYTPMLFNESRYAYRNPIGTDSSLHNFPPSAIKRFYTDWYRPDLQGIIAVGDIDVDQMERMIKNSFSSLKNPDHERPRTNYRIGLNGKNGFMALKDPEMNSTVAQIIIKHQAPEMKTAADYKQAIIARLFNMATNQRFKLLYTGDSAQVLRAGASISPLMGGLDKLGVNIVAKPGLLKEGVITVWTAIERIRQSGFSTGELELVKQLYRSAMDNGLSEQSNISSDSYVQEYIAHFLHGDLAPGIETEYKLVMQFLKEITIDDLDSMARAYIRTDNTDLIIMAPEGSVLPDESTFKSWMSSVHVDHPSVLSKETPGVVKPLLRLKPVPGKVVSMSTSQNGITKMKLANGVEILLKPTTFKNNEILFSGFSRGGTSVYSNSDYQSAKNAASIVSAAGAGNYGYKELEGYLLGKEMAVQPFISELSQGVSGGSNSANIAAALELVYAYLTEPVKDKALFNQMISRTKIALSGQGNNPARIFQDSIKAIMGNYNSRRMPLTVKKIDEINFERVYQIYKERFADNSGMVFTFIGSFKIDSIRPVLEKYLGGLPAVGINGTFNDPGIGLPVPGINKVIKKGVGSKANVELFFRGTFDYTLKERLRLEALKGILELRLTERLREQEHGVYSPAVILDMNKIPRQEFTLAIAFECAPENARNLIQATLQEINKLQQYGPALIDIQKFKTESMRSREINLTSNQWWLGYLVSQLEEQEHLVDDSLYLKNLNTLNQSDLKISAVKYLNNNKLSQFILMPE; this is encoded by the coding sequence ATGTTTAAAAATATCATCCGAAAGAACTATTGTCTGACATTATTAGCTATTGTTGGTCTCATATTGCCAATACAGGCACAAAAATCAGAATTGCCTTTACCACTGGATCCGCAGGTAAGGAGAGGTGTACTTCCAAATGGATTTACGTATTATATCCGCCACAATGAAACCCCAAAAGAGCGTGTAGTTTTTAACCTGATTGTAAAAGCCGGATCAATTTTAGAGGATCAGGATCAAAGTGGGCTTGCTCACTTTATGGAACATATGAGTTTTAATGGTACAAAGCATTTTCCGAAAAATCAACTGGTGGATTATCTACAGAAAAACGGACTTCGGTTTGGTGCAGATATCAATGCATATACTGGTTTTGACGAAACGGTTTATCAACTACCGTTAACCAATGACATGGTTGTTCTTGAAAAAGGGCTGCTGATCATCAGGGACTGGTCGCAGGAAGCTACACTGGATGATGAGGAAATCAATAAAGAGCGCGGTGTTATTGTGGAAGAAAAACGTACACAGACTGGGGCCAGTCAGCGAATGCAGGAAAAGTATACGCCTATGCTATTCAATGAGTCACGTTACGCTTACCGTAATCCAATTGGTACAGATAGTAGTCTTCACAATTTCCCGCCTTCAGCAATAAAAAGGTTTTACACAGACTGGTACCGGCCAGATTTACAGGGAATCATTGCAGTAGGAGATATTGATGTGGACCAGATGGAAAGAATGATTAAAAATAGTTTTAGTAGTCTTAAAAATCCTGATCATGAGCGCCCGAGAACAAATTACAGGATCGGACTCAATGGCAAAAATGGTTTTATGGCTTTGAAAGATCCTGAAATGAATTCGACGGTAGCTCAAATTATTATCAAGCATCAGGCACCTGAAATGAAAACAGCGGCAGACTACAAGCAGGCAATCATAGCCAGATTATTTAATATGGCAACTAACCAGCGCTTTAAGCTATTATATACCGGTGATTCGGCACAGGTTTTACGGGCAGGTGCCAGTATTAGTCCGTTAATGGGCGGACTAGATAAGTTGGGTGTCAATATTGTAGCTAAGCCTGGTCTGTTGAAGGAAGGAGTTATAACCGTGTGGACAGCAATTGAACGCATCCGGCAATCTGGCTTTAGCACTGGTGAACTTGAACTTGTCAAACAGCTATACAGAAGCGCTATGGATAATGGGCTGAGTGAGCAAAGCAATATTTCTTCAGACAGTTATGTACAGGAGTATATAGCTCATTTTTTGCATGGTGATCTGGCCCCGGGCATAGAAACGGAATACAAATTGGTGATGCAGTTTCTGAAAGAAATTACTATTGATGATTTGGATTCTATGGCCAGAGCTTATATCAGAACGGATAATACTGATCTCATTATCATGGCACCTGAAGGTTCAGTTTTACCTGATGAAAGTACTTTCAAATCATGGATGTCATCAGTTCATGTTGATCATCCTTCGGTGTTGTCAAAGGAAACACCTGGGGTGGTTAAGCCATTACTGCGACTAAAACCTGTTCCTGGCAAAGTAGTTTCGATGAGTACCAGTCAAAATGGTATCACAAAAATGAAGTTAGCTAATGGTGTGGAAATTCTTTTAAAGCCTACCACTTTTAAAAACAATGAAATATTATTCTCGGGTTTTTCCAGGGGAGGAACTTCAGTCTATAGTAATAGTGATTATCAGTCTGCAAAAAATGCAGCTTCAATTGTCTCTGCTGCTGGTGCAGGAAATTATGGATATAAAGAGTTGGAAGGTTACCTTTTAGGTAAAGAAATGGCTGTCCAGCCATTCATTAGTGAATTAAGTCAGGGGGTATCTGGTGGGAGCAACTCTGCTAATATCGCAGCGGCGCTGGAACTTGTTTATGCTTATCTTACCGAACCTGTTAAGGATAAGGCATTGTTTAACCAAATGATTTCCAGGACGAAAATAGCTTTATCAGGTCAGGGAAATAATCCTGCCAGGATTTTCCAGGATTCAATCAAAGCAATAATGGGAAATTACAATAGCAGAAGAATGCCGTTGACTGTGAAAAAGATTGATGAAATTAATTTTGAGCGCGTTTATCAAATTTACAAAGAGCGGTTTGCTGATAATTCAGGTATGGTTTTCACATTTATAGGCAGCTTTAAAATTGATAGTATACGTCCTGTTTTAGAAAAATATCTTGGTGGACTTCCTGCAGTGGGGATCAATGGTACCTTCAATGATCCTGGTATTGGACTTCCTGTACCGGGAATTAACAAGGTCATTAAAAAGGGGGTGGGTTCAAAAGCAAATGTCGAACTATTCTTCCGTGGCACATTTGATTATACACTGAAAGAACGGTTGAGGCTTGAAGCATTAAAGGGAATATTAGAGTTACGGCTTACTGAACGGTTGCGGGAGCAAGAGCATGGTGTTTACTCACCAGCAGTTATTCTGGATATGAATAAAATCCCCCGACAGGAATTTACTCTGGCCATTGCGTTTGAATGTGCGCCTGAAAATGCCCGCAATTTGATTCAGGCCACTCTTCAGGAAATCAATAAATTACAACAATACGGACCAGCTTTGATAGATATTCAGAAGTTTAAAACGGAAAGTATGCGGTCCAGGGAAATCAATTTAACATCAAATCAGTGGTGGCTGGGTTATCTTGTAAGTCAGCTGGAAGAGCAGGAACATCTGGTTGATGATTCCTTGTATCTGAAAAACCTAAACACACTCAATCAATCTGACCTGAAAATATCTGCTGTTAAATATTTAAATAACAACAAGCTTAGCCAGTTTATACTAATGCCTGAGTAG
- a CDS encoding TonB-dependent siderophore receptor, with amino-acid sequence MIKLLSIPFLFLICTLYFTIPAHGQQTSQTVKGIVMDDKGDPLPGSSIIVQGTSLTAIADAKGRYSVNLDPGNYTLRVSFLGYVSSHYKIKVVTGTNITQNMSLSDDNSSLQQVEITGRKEKTYKTKSTFIGNKTETDIKDLPQSVSYASKELMADQGAIRTGDVVKNFSGVNQFTFYDDLTIRGFRVNGQSNTQLVNGLRTSTGFWKQPLTNYLERVEVLKGPSSALYGNASPGGVVNRVTKKPLNETRRQLSMSLGSFNTLRGLADFTGPASKDSALLYRINFGYEDAGSFRDLQFDKNIVFAPSLSFVASEKTQINFDMVYNSSRSRLDRGQSVIGNDLYSTPQSLALSTANDFLNEQTYIVTLSANHRFNENLSFNLAYSKTGYQEDLYEHRSANAYAKDKFGKDISNLVSMQVFQRKRKRYIDNLSGYFNYNVKTGNIEHKIVVGYDYGSEKMPAGASQLTASGYRNAANTGTIASYAAKDSLKYLRDPKGNPVPNIPSFDLTNSINSQRMQDDSKAFFAPTTLSPTYYYLNAGYVQDQVKLGRFQALLGIRYEYYTDFINYATSTEGKTHSSAWLPRFGLIYSATKNINVYGSYVMGYNPQTAANLANPNAGGPFAPVTSNMIEFGAKSSWFDNRLAITTSIYQIEQRNTLYNANDLVNPDLLRPVGKERARGFEFDITGRILPNWSILASYAYNDAKIVESLVPAELGLQKPNAPKNTANIWTRYNFISGQLSGFGFGLGSNYVGKRNLSINLAQTIPEYLLINAAAYYRINKVQIQVNANNITGKKYWVGGYDYIRLFPGAPANYLLTLTYDF; translated from the coding sequence ATGATAAAACTTTTATCTATTCCATTTTTATTTTTAATCTGCACACTTTATTTCACTATTCCAGCGCATGGGCAACAGACTTCGCAAACTGTAAAAGGGATTGTAATGGACGACAAAGGCGATCCGCTTCCCGGTTCTAGTATTATTGTTCAGGGTACTTCATTAACTGCAATTGCCGACGCGAAAGGTCGTTACTCCGTTAATCTTGATCCTGGAAACTATACTTTACGTGTAAGTTTCCTCGGATATGTATCTTCCCACTATAAGATAAAGGTTGTTACAGGTACAAACATTACACAAAATATGTCCCTCTCGGATGATAACTCGTCCTTACAGCAAGTTGAGATAACAGGACGTAAAGAAAAAACTTACAAAACCAAGTCGACCTTTATCGGTAACAAAACCGAAACTGATATTAAGGATCTCCCGCAATCTGTATCTTACGCAAGTAAAGAGTTAATGGCCGATCAGGGGGCAATACGTACAGGCGATGTCGTTAAAAACTTCAGCGGCGTAAATCAGTTCACATTTTATGATGATTTGACCATTAGAGGATTCAGGGTCAACGGCCAAAGTAACACGCAGTTGGTTAATGGGCTGCGTACAAGCACCGGCTTTTGGAAACAACCACTAACGAACTACCTTGAACGTGTTGAGGTATTAAAAGGTCCTTCATCAGCACTATATGGTAACGCCAGCCCTGGAGGTGTGGTTAACAGGGTAACTAAAAAGCCACTGAATGAAACCCGCCGTCAGCTTAGTATGTCTTTAGGCAGCTTTAATACATTGCGTGGTTTGGCTGACTTTACCGGACCCGCCAGTAAGGACAGCGCACTGTTGTACCGAATAAACTTTGGTTACGAGGATGCAGGATCTTTCCGTGATCTGCAGTTTGACAAAAATATTGTATTTGCACCATCTTTATCATTTGTGGCCTCTGAAAAAACACAGATCAATTTCGATATGGTATATAACAGCTCACGTTCAAGGCTCGACAGGGGACAGTCTGTTATTGGTAATGATCTTTATTCTACTCCGCAATCACTTGCGTTAAGTACAGCCAACGACTTCCTGAACGAACAAACTTATATTGTTACGCTTTCAGCCAATCACCGTTTTAATGAAAATCTAAGCTTTAACCTGGCCTATTCAAAAACCGGTTATCAGGAAGATCTTTATGAGCACCGCAGCGCAAACGCTTATGCCAAAGATAAGTTCGGTAAAGATATATCTAACCTGGTTAGTATGCAGGTTTTTCAACGCAAACGTAAACGTTATATTGACAATTTAAGCGGATACTTTAATTACAATGTTAAGACTGGTAATATTGAACATAAGATTGTTGTTGGTTACGATTACGGCAGTGAAAAAATGCCTGCCGGTGCCTCACAACTTACCGCTTCAGGTTACAGAAATGCGGCCAATACAGGAACTATCGCCAGCTACGCTGCGAAGGACAGTTTGAAGTATCTGCGCGACCCGAAAGGTAACCCCGTACCTAACATCCCATCTTTCGACCTGACAAATTCGATTAATTCACAGCGAATGCAAGATGATAGTAAGGCGTTTTTTGCACCCACAACTCTTTCGCCTACATACTACTATCTGAATGCAGGATATGTACAGGACCAAGTCAAATTAGGCCGTTTTCAGGCATTGCTTGGTATACGTTATGAGTATTACACCGACTTTATAAATTATGCGACTTCGACGGAAGGAAAAACGCACTCCAGCGCCTGGTTGCCCCGTTTTGGCTTAATATATAGCGCAACAAAAAATATAAATGTATATGGTAGCTATGTGATGGGCTACAACCCACAAACTGCGGCTAACCTTGCTAATCCCAATGCGGGTGGACCGTTTGCCCCGGTTACCAGCAACATGATAGAATTTGGTGCTAAAAGCAGCTGGTTTGACAACCGTTTAGCGATTACCACCTCAATTTATCAAATTGAACAAAGAAATACGCTTTATAATGCCAATGACCTCGTTAATCCTGACCTGTTGAGACCGGTTGGTAAAGAACGCGCCCGTGGTTTTGAGTTTGATATTACGGGTCGTATCTTGCCAAACTGGAGCATATTGGCATCTTACGCCTATAACGATGCTAAAATTGTAGAGAGCCTTGTGCCTGCCGAACTTGGCTTGCAAAAGCCTAACGCGCCAAAAAACACAGCTAATATCTGGACAAGGTATAACTTTATAAGTGGCCAGTTAAGCGGCTTTGGTTTTGGCTTAGGATCAAACTATGTTGGTAAACGTAATTTATCTATCAATCTTGCCCAAACGATCCCTGAGTATCTGTTGATTAATGCTGCTGCTTATTATCGTATTAATAAAGTGCAGATCCAGGTCAATGCCAACAACATTACAGGTAAAAAATATTGGGTAGGGGGGTATGATTATATCAGGCTGTTCCCAGGTGCGCCGGCAAACTATTTGTTAACATTAACATACGACTTTTAA
- a CDS encoding PepSY-associated TM helix domain-containing protein has translation MFWKRIKAIAAWLHLWIGLSTGIIVVVVAVTGCIMVFEDELFDFFHSDLIEVKETGPVRPVSELLFIAQKELGSKKPVTDIRINEADRSYIFSASKVNKKEKMSLSYFSQFAYREDVYVNPYTGRVLGIIDLEHEFFNVTEQLHRQLLLVKPVGSVVIGSSILLFLIMLVTGFVLWLPKNMKQLKRNMSVKWSAKWKRVNYDLHNSLGFYVLPFVMIIAITGLVWSFKWWESGIYRILGSPGKVELIRTPPEISSAIPSAAGNTLDNILASIQKQVPGNYKTIGLSLPQKNEQSLIAFVYHKHSTDGWRNMSYFYFDRRNGQQFDQLIHSQKPLGLKWRNSNKDIHTGRIYGLATQILAFLASAICASLPISGFLIWWGKRHKKSKKTSWKSKAIPG, from the coding sequence ATGTTTTGGAAGCGGATTAAGGCCATTGCAGCCTGGCTGCATTTATGGATAGGCTTGTCTACAGGTATTATTGTAGTCGTAGTAGCTGTAACGGGCTGCATCATGGTATTTGAAGATGAGTTATTTGACTTTTTCCATAGTGATCTTATTGAAGTGAAAGAAACCGGCCCTGTAAGGCCGGTTTCTGAGTTATTGTTCATCGCTCAAAAAGAACTGGGCAGCAAGAAGCCTGTAACTGATATCCGGATCAATGAAGCAGATCGTAGCTATATATTTTCTGCATCAAAAGTTAATAAAAAAGAGAAAATGTCCCTTAGCTATTTCAGTCAGTTTGCTTATCGTGAAGATGTATATGTAAACCCTTATACTGGCAGGGTGCTTGGCATTATTGATCTTGAACACGAATTCTTTAATGTTACTGAGCAACTGCACCGGCAGCTTTTGTTGGTGAAGCCTGTGGGAAGCGTAGTTATAGGTTCATCTATATTGCTTTTTCTGATCATGCTCGTTACAGGATTTGTGCTCTGGCTGCCGAAAAATATGAAGCAGCTTAAGCGAAATATGTCTGTAAAGTGGAGCGCTAAGTGGAAAAGGGTAAATTATGATCTGCACAATAGTTTAGGGTTTTATGTACTGCCATTTGTGATGATTATAGCCATTACTGGCTTAGTATGGTCTTTTAAATGGTGGGAAAGCGGAATATACCGGATATTAGGTTCACCAGGCAAAGTTGAGCTGATACGTACCCCTCCTGAAATCTCAAGCGCTATTCCCAGTGCTGCAGGCAATACGCTGGACAATATACTTGCGTCTATACAAAAGCAAGTTCCTGGTAATTACAAGACAATAGGTTTAAGCCTCCCCCAAAAAAATGAACAAAGCCTTATAGCATTCGTATACCACAAGCATTCCACTGACGGCTGGCGCAATATGAGCTATTTTTATTTTGACAGGCGTAACGGTCAGCAATTTGATCAGCTGATTCATAGTCAGAAGCCACTTGGGTTAAAATGGCGTAACTCAAATAAAGATATCCATACCGGACGTATCTATGGCCTGGCTACCCAGATACTGGCATTTCTGGCCAGTGCTATCTGCGCATCATTACCTATCTCTGGCTTTTTAATATGGTGGGGTAAGCGTCATAAAAAAAGTAAAAAGACAAGTTGGAAATCGAAAGCAATTCCCGGATAA
- a CDS encoding ATP-binding protein: MQSKNEQISTLIELNDELENYFRNTIIPQLFVDAQLILRKFTPPAMRQFNLKNEHTGQPLVNVKENFRFPTIIDNIQQVIDSSEILEKEIQTTDLRWYQMNILPYFVQKGKKTNGVIITFIDITARIKDLKEQEKLIAEHELLLDTIAHDIKNPITSLGLTIELLKKLPEKGMAKFPVLLSNVENSLIKMKDIISDLVQSRWQDKRYQAHEEMLDLQNILEDVRLTVAPQLNESHGVLKFEIGASEITFARRKLRSVFYNLVSNGLKYSAPGRTPQIIIKSFLEKDYMVITVSDNGIGIDKQQQLSIFDKYHRVSNEIEGNGVGLYLVKQILETAGGKITVNSKLGEGSVFSVFLKLNEASV, translated from the coding sequence ATGCAAAGTAAAAACGAACAGATCAGTACGCTGATTGAACTTAATGATGAACTGGAGAATTATTTTCGCAATACTATAATTCCTCAGCTTTTTGTGGATGCGCAATTGATCCTGAGAAAGTTTACCCCTCCTGCAATGAGGCAGTTCAATTTAAAGAATGAGCATACCGGGCAGCCTCTGGTCAATGTTAAAGAGAATTTCAGGTTTCCAACTATTATTGATAATATTCAGCAGGTGATCGACAGTAGCGAAATCCTGGAGAAGGAAATACAGACTACTGACCTTCGCTGGTACCAGATGAATATTCTGCCTTACTTTGTTCAAAAAGGCAAGAAGACCAATGGAGTGATTATTACCTTTATCGATATCACTGCCCGGATTAAAGATTTGAAGGAACAGGAGAAACTGATCGCTGAGCATGAATTGCTGCTGGACACGATTGCCCACGATATCAAAAATCCGATAACTTCACTTGGATTAACCATAGAGCTGCTAAAGAAACTTCCGGAGAAAGGGATGGCCAAGTTTCCGGTGCTACTGAGTAATGTGGAGAACAGCCTGATCAAGATGAAAGATATTATTTCTGACCTGGTGCAAAGCCGCTGGCAGGACAAGCGTTACCAGGCGCATGAGGAGATGCTGGATCTTCAGAATATTTTGGAGGATGTCCGGTTAACTGTAGCTCCTCAACTCAATGAGTCTCATGGCGTACTTAAATTTGAAATTGGAGCTTCTGAAATCACTTTTGCCAGGCGTAAGCTGCGCAGCGTATTTTATAACCTTGTCAGTAACGGATTGAAATATAGCGCACCTGGACGGACACCTCAAATTATCATTAAATCTTTTTTAGAGAAAGATTATATGGTGATTACGGTTTCGGATAACGGAATAGGCATCGATAAACAGCAGCAGCTTTCTATATTTGATAAGTATCACAGGGTGAGCAATGAGATAGAAGGGAATGGTGTAGGCCTGTACCTCGTTAAACAGATACTGGAAACTGCTGGCGGTAAAATTACGGTAAACAGTAAGTTGGGCGAAGGCTCGGTATTCAGTGTTTTTTTAAAGCTTAACGAAGCTTCAGTTTAA
- a CDS encoding ATP-binding protein, which yields MQGKKEPDDFRTRFHECDAKFNTIFDLTSVASKIIRSDLTILKVNKALSELLGYPPEEIEGTKILDHACEEYIAHWHRLQEELWANKVPHFKLQACLYRKDRSIVWVDVTTILYNDQGETFGFTVLDDISGLKKHEESEKRLNVALKYSDTAVWELNLETNEVFRSPDHDQIFGYDQRQEHWTLESYYPHIAEQDLPGFKAAIQHIEIDGGIDVQIRLVRADGILRWLNMKGKAETNEDGKTVKLIGVINDITKDKIAERHKDDFISIASHELKTPVTSLKASLQLLDRSTEPHSGRNRLLVSQANKGINRISLIIDDLLNAGKNYREQLEFRKTTFNLYELAQEICDQFASTETQTVTLNGDKELIIHADSERIGRVLTNLITNAIKYAPGSAEIKVELQDEAAFVKVSVTDKGPGISKEKIPLLFDRYYQADNQQIQYSGLGLGLFICANIIRKHDGEIGVDSEPGKGSTFWFTLPKSILD from the coding sequence ATGCAAGGAAAAAAAGAGCCAGACGATTTTAGGACACGTTTCCACGAATGTGACGCCAAGTTCAACACTATCTTTGATCTTACAAGTGTAGCCTCAAAGATCATCCGTTCAGACCTGACCATTTTAAAGGTCAACAAAGCCCTTAGCGAACTCTTAGGCTATCCACCGGAAGAAATTGAAGGAACTAAGATCCTGGATCATGCTTGTGAAGAATATATAGCACACTGGCACAGGCTTCAGGAAGAACTATGGGCTAACAAAGTTCCTCATTTCAAATTACAGGCCTGCCTGTACCGTAAAGACAGGAGCATCGTCTGGGTTGACGTTACCACTATTCTATATAACGACCAGGGTGAAACATTCGGTTTCACCGTTCTGGATGATATTTCAGGATTAAAAAAACATGAAGAAAGTGAAAAACGTTTGAACGTAGCCTTAAAATATTCTGATACCGCTGTATGGGAACTCAACCTGGAGACCAATGAAGTTTTCCGTTCCCCCGACCACGATCAGATTTTTGGATACGACCAAAGGCAAGAACACTGGACGCTGGAAAGCTATTATCCGCACATCGCTGAACAGGACCTGCCCGGATTTAAAGCAGCAATCCAGCATATCGAAATTGATGGCGGTATTGATGTGCAAATCCGGCTCGTCAGAGCTGACGGTATACTACGATGGCTGAACATGAAGGGGAAAGCAGAAACCAACGAAGATGGAAAAACTGTCAAACTGATCGGTGTGATCAACGACATCACAAAAGATAAAATCGCCGAAAGGCACAAAGACGACTTTATCAGCATTGCCAGCCATGAACTCAAGACCCCGGTTACAAGTTTAAAAGCGTCCCTGCAATTACTTGACAGATCTACGGAACCACATTCAGGACGTAACAGGCTATTAGTTTCCCAGGCAAATAAAGGAATAAACAGGATCTCCCTGATCATAGATGACCTGCTCAATGCGGGCAAAAATTACCGGGAGCAGCTCGAATTCCGAAAGACGACTTTCAATCTTTACGAGCTCGCACAGGAAATATGTGATCAGTTTGCCTCCACAGAAACACAAACCGTCACATTAAACGGAGACAAAGAGCTCATCATCCATGCCGATTCCGAACGTATCGGAAGGGTACTCACCAACCTGATCACCAACGCGATTAAATATGCTCCAGGCTCAGCAGAAATTAAAGTTGAGCTGCAAGATGAAGCAGCATTTGTAAAAGTATCAGTAACTGATAAAGGGCCGGGGATCAGTAAAGAAAAGATACCCCTGCTTTTTGACCGCTACTACCAGGCTGATAACCAACAGATACAATACTCAGGACTGGGTCTTGGTCTGTTTATTTGTGCCAATATCATCCGTAAACATGATGGAGAAATTGGGGTCGATAGCGAGCCGGGTAAGGGCAGCACGTTTTGGTTTACTTTGCCGAAATCAATCCTGGATTAA
- a CDS encoding RNA polymerase sigma factor, giving the protein MDYGIADLNDESLLLMLKSGDQLAFSEIYQRYWPILYRHAFRMLKSDTESEDVVQDTFIKFWNAAPNLPDHTTLGAYLYTMVRNRVLNIIAKSSVHASYRSDLERFMVDGYELSDHLVREKILAKLIEQEIQQLPARMREVFERKRIDHLSYKEIAEAMDISELTVKTQMNKAITILRRKLGNHIALFFTLL; this is encoded by the coding sequence ATGGACTATGGAATTGCTGATTTGAATGATGAATCGTTGCTTTTGATGCTCAAAAGTGGTGATCAGCTGGCTTTTTCCGAGATATATCAGCGTTATTGGCCTATTTTGTACCGCCATGCTTTCAGAATGCTTAAATCAGATACAGAATCTGAGGATGTTGTTCAGGATACGTTTATAAAATTCTGGAATGCTGCCCCCAATCTTCCTGACCATACAACTCTTGGTGCTTATCTGTATACCATGGTACGAAACAGAGTACTTAATATTATTGCAAAGAGCAGCGTGCATGCTTCCTACCGGAGTGATTTGGAAAGATTTATGGTGGATGGATATGAACTTTCGGATCACCTGGTCCGGGAAAAGATCCTTGCTAAATTGATAGAACAGGAAATACAGCAGCTGCCAGCCAGAATGAGGGAAGTTTTTGAAAGAAAACGGATTGATCATCTGTCCTATAAAGAGATTGCTGAGGCCATGGATATTTCTGAACTCACTGTAAAGACACAAATGAACAAAGCCATCACCATTCTCCGCAGAAAACTGGGGAATCATATTGCCCTTTTCTTTACTTTATTATAA
- a CDS encoding FecR family protein has product MKNLKSEDIIDAFLDGKTTPEVSARLETWYLLKAEQSAETDVQHDYEVKNDRMWMNIQQAIKNDSVPASKVMRISRISKWAAAAAIFLIFSLSVLYYKQSNRPVERFTISKEKDIAPGKNSAFLILANGKRVDLSSSENGVLLKESGLSIVKTKNGQLIYHTKPGQAQSSKPNTIQTPVGGQYMVILPDGSKVWLNAASSLTYPTAFDQDERKVSLTGEGYFEIAHLTQKSGKAVIPFVVTVMKAGKINQQVKVLGTHFNINSYPDEPVVTTTLLQGSVVVNTPSAQSAVLKPQQQAILKGLQLDVSPADTEVAMAWKNGEFIFREDLVSAMRKVARWYGVEVSYEESAPKNLMLGGWMSRETNISAILDHIQSTGKVHFTIEGRRVIVSR; this is encoded by the coding sequence ATGAAAAACCTTAAATCTGAAGATATCATTGACGCCTTTCTGGATGGGAAAACCACACCGGAAGTGTCTGCAAGGCTTGAAACCTGGTATCTTCTTAAAGCGGAGCAATCTGCAGAAACTGATGTGCAGCACGATTACGAAGTAAAGAACGACAGAATGTGGATGAATATTCAGCAGGCAATTAAAAATGACAGTGTTCCGGCTTCTAAAGTAATGCGCATATCCCGCATTTCGAAATGGGCCGCAGCTGCTGCAATTTTCCTGATATTCAGTTTGTCAGTCCTCTATTATAAACAAAGTAACCGGCCTGTGGAACGCTTTACCATCAGTAAGGAAAAAGATATTGCCCCGGGCAAAAACAGTGCGTTTCTTATCCTGGCCAATGGAAAGCGGGTTGATTTAAGTAGTTCTGAGAATGGTGTATTACTGAAAGAAAGCGGGCTAAGTATTGTGAAAACAAAAAATGGACAGCTCATTTACCATACTAAACCCGGACAGGCCCAGTCCAGCAAACCCAATACAATACAAACACCGGTAGGCGGACAATATATGGTCATATTGCCGGATGGCTCAAAAGTTTGGCTCAACGCCGCATCTTCGCTGACCTACCCAACTGCTTTTGATCAGGATGAACGTAAAGTGAGCTTAACAGGGGAAGGATATTTTGAAATTGCACACCTCACGCAAAAATCCGGAAAGGCAGTAATTCCTTTTGTAGTCACAGTGATGAAAGCCGGAAAAATCAATCAGCAGGTTAAAGTTTTGGGCACACATTTCAATATCAACAGCTATCCGGATGAACCGGTGGTCACTACTACGCTACTACAAGGAAGTGTTGTCGTGAACACCCCTTCAGCTCAAAGTGCTGTTTTAAAACCACAGCAACAAGCCATACTGAAAGGTTTACAACTGGATGTATCTCCTGCTGATACAGAAGTGGCCATGGCCTGGAAAAATGGTGAGTTTATTTTTCGTGAAGACCTGGTCAGTGCAATGCGAAAAGTAGCGCGCTGGTATGGTGTGGAGGTCAGTTATGAGGAATCAGCTCCGAAGAACCTGATGCTTGGTGGCTGGATGTCAAGAGAAACTAATATTTCAGCTATACTGGATCATATACAATCAACAGGAAAAGTTCATTTTACGATTGAAGGAAGGAGGGTTATAGTTTCAAGGTAA